The genomic region atagactaacataggaattaattcctataagaatggactctcaagactgaggattttgagtctctggttctgctgccaacctccaggagcatcaggtgcatctacacagactcggctccatcctcatgaccaagatacctggccagtaacttggcatgagcaacttctaggctggtaactataacacctatacagaatgtgaatgaatgattgtgtgaattaatctctctctatatatatgtgtgtgtgtttgtatataaggaataagtagtcaaacaacgttgtttacttttatcttttgctttatcattatatttacaataaatgtggcatctttgccttatccctcttaataagatcctgctggtttttattctgttGGTATAACAAGTATGGGCATCGGACATCATAATTATATATGTAGTTGCTTGGTTCAATTGAGGATTGTATGTGAAGTTCACAATCTTCCACCAAGAATAGAGTCTTTTCTcaagctaggtctacactacccgcctgaatcggtgggtagaaatggatctctcggggatcgaattatcgcgtctcgtcgggacgcaacaatcgatccccgaatcaacgctcttactccaccagcggaggtgggagtaagtgccgtcgatggggagccgcggaggttgattttgccgctgtcctcacagcggggtaaatcggctccgataggtcgaattcagctacgctattcgcgtagctgaatttgcgtatcttaaatccacccccccacccccccgtagtgaagacctgccctcggCTTTGGAGGCATATTTCCACATCGCcacatcatctcaggcattggcactctgacagcaggattgtctggctatttggactctctcctcagaccctatgctaccagcactcccagctatcttcgagacaccaccgacttcctgaggaaactacaatgcattgatgttcttcctgaaaacaccatcctggccaccatggatgtagaagcactttataccaatattccacatgaggatggactacaacctgtcaggaacagtatccctgatgaggcgaCAGCAAGCCTGGTGGGTGAGCTTTGTGaatttgtcctcacccacaaccacttcagatttggggacaacttataccttcaagtcagtggcactgctatgggtacccgcatggccccacagtatgccaacatttttatggctgacttagaacaacgcttcctcagctctcgtcccctagtgcccctcctctacttgcgctacattgatgacatcttcatcatatggatccacggaaaggaggcccttgaagaattccacctggacttcaacaatttccaccccaccatcaacctcagcctggaccagtccacacaagagatccacttcctggacactacagtacaaataagtgatggtcacataaacaccaccctataccggaaacctactgaccgctatacgtacctacatgcctccagcttccatccaagacacatcacacgatccattgtctacagccaagccctaagatacaaccgaatttgctccaacccctcagacagagacaaacacctacaagatctttatcaagcattcgtaaaactacaatacccacttggggaagtgaggaaacagattgacagagcaagacgggtacccagaaatcacctactacaggacaggcccaacaaggacaataacagaacaccactggccatcacatacagcccccagctaaaacctctccagcgcattatccacgatctacaacctatcctggaaaatgatccctcactctcacagaccttgggaggcaggccagtcctcgcttacagacaaccccccaacctgaagcaaatgctcaccagcaactacacaccacaccacagaaacaccaacccaggaacctatccctgtagcaaacctcgttgcctactctgtccccatatctactctggcaacagcatcagaggacccaatcacatcagccacaccatcaggggcccattcacctgcacatccactaatgtcatatatgccatcatgtgccagcaatgcccctctgccatgtacattggccaaaccggacagtccctccgcaaaagaataaatggacacaaatcggacatcaggaatggtaacatacacaagccagtaagtgaacacttcaatctccctggtcattctattacagatttaaaagtcactatcattgaacaaaaaaacttcagaaacagacttcaaagagaaacagcagaactaaaattcatttgcaaattcaacaccattaatctgggcttgaatagggactgggagtggctggctcactacagaagcagcttttcctctcctggaattgacacctcctcatctattattgggagtggactacatccaccctgattgaattggccctgtcaacactggttctccacttgtgaagtaactccctgctctccatgtgccagtatataatgcctgcatctgtaactttcactctatgcatctgaagaagtgaggtttttactcacgaaagcttatgcccaaataaatctgttagtctttaaggtgccaccagactctttgttgtttttatttccacaTTATACTTCTTATTTCTAGGCTAGGTAAAATGCAACTCATTCCGTCTCATATAATATCTTTCACCACATCATTagtccaagggtatgtctacactacgggattaatccgaatttatataattcgaatttgggaaacagattgtataaagtcgaaatgtatgcggccacactaagcacattaattcggcggtgtgcgtccaagtaccggggctagcgtcgatttctgcagcgttgcactctgggtagctatcccatagttcccgcagtctcccgcgcccattggaattctgggttgagatcccagtgcctgatgggacaaaaaacatcgtcgcaggtggttctgggtacagcctcacctcctccctccctccctccctccctgcatgaaagcaacggacggcagacaaccatttcgcgccttttttcctgggtgaacactgcagactccataccacggcaagcatggagcctgctcagcccaagacagcagtcatgaacattgtaaacacctcgcgcgttctcgtggagtttatgctgagccaggatcagaaaaacgaggcgaggaggcagcggcggcggcagcgcagcgacaagcatgacgaggacatggacatggacacggacacagaattctgtgaaaccacgggccccggtgctttggagatcatgttgttaatggggcaggttctatccatggaacgccgattctgggcaagggaaacaagcacagactggtgggaccgcatagtgttgcaggtctgggacgattcccagtggctgcggaactttcgcatgcgtaagggcactttcatggaactttgtgacttgctgttccctgccctgaaacgccagaataccaagatgagagcagccctcacagttgagaagcgtgtggcgatagccctgtggaagcttgcaacgccagacagctaccggtcagtcgggaatcaatttggagtgggcaaatctacggtgggggctgctgtgatgcaagtagccaaagcaatcactcaggtgctgctacgaaagttagtgactctgggaaatgtgcaggccatagtggatggctttgctgcaatggaattccctaactgtggtggggcgatagatggaacccatatccctatcttggcaccggagcaccaagccaccgagtacataaaccgcaaggggtacttttcaatggtgctgcaagcacttgtggatgacaagggacgtttcaccaacatcaacgcgggctgggcgggaagggttcatgacgctcgtgtcttcaggaacactactctgtttaaagggctgcagcaagggacttactttccggaccagaaaataaccgttggggatgttgaaatgccaatagttattcttggggacccagcctaccccttaatgccatggctcatgaagccatacacaggcagcctggacaggagtcaggagctgttcaactacaggctgagcaagtgcagaatggtggtagaatgtgcatttggccgtttaaaaggtcgctggcgttcattattgactcgctctgacctcagccaaagaaatctccccattgttatttctgcttgctgcgtgctccacaatctctgtgaaagtaagggggagacctttatggcggggtgggaggctgaggcaaatcgcctggctgctgattactcgcagccagacaccagggcgattagaagagcacaccaggaagcgctgtgcatcagagaagctttgaaaaccagtttcatgactggccaggctacagtgtgaaatatctgtttgtttctccttcatgaaaacctgccccctttattgactcattttctgtaaggaacccaccctcccccttcccccagcttgctttcaaaccaaataaagtcactatctttaaaaatcatttattctttattaatagattagaaaaagagggagggaacccgggtgggatttgggaggaggatcggtgggaaggaaaaggccactaaaaaaaggttaaaaaaatgacagccttttgcttgggctgtccactggggtggaatgggaaggtgtacggagcctcccccccgcgttcttacacgtctgggtgaggaggatacggaacatggggaggggggaggggggtacaggggctgtagcggcagtctgttttcctgcagccgttcctgaagctccaccagatgccggagcatgtctatttgctcacgcagcagccccagcattgcatcctgcctcctctgatcttcctgccgccacctctcatctcgagcatctctcctgtcctcacgttggtccctcctgtcctcacgttggtccctcatgtcctcacgttggtccctcctgtcctcacgttcactggcttctttcctatactttgaaacagtttccttccactcattcagatgagctctgtcactgcggctggattccataatttctgcaaacatctcgtctcgcgtcttcttcttacgacgccttatctgtgatagccttcgggatggaggagggaggcttgaggaatttgcagctgctgtaaggaggggaaaaaagagagaattgtttaaaaagatacattttgcagaacaatgcttatactctttcatggtgaccaacactattcacattacatagcacatgtgatttctgtgcaaggtcgcattttgcctcttaatactgagtgcctgtggctttgctgctagagatcacaggtccgggcaacagaattcggcttgcatgcggccatggtaagccattgtcttacggcttctgcgccctcctttcccacataccaagcaaagcccgtagagtgctgcggtttttctgttaacattcagcagcagcagaaaacaaactaaccccccccccccccgccatgaattctttgggatgatcgctgtacccctccccccaccgcgtggctggtatcagggaagatccctgcaggaaccaaactaaccccccccccgctgccccccgcccgccataaattctctgggattatcacggtacccctccccctaccgcgtggctggtaacagggaagatccctgctagccaaacgcgaaaagctcagggccaatttcccatctgcgcttggctaactgcggGGAAGgaattattttcagccacaggcaaacagcccagtagtaacggccacctctgtccccttaattaagttcccgtatttcaaccaggttaccatgagtgatatcactcttctgaggattacacaacaagataaagaacggatgttgcttgaatgccagcaaacaccgggaccatacgctgccaggctttgtcaggcaatgataccagattacttgctgcaagcatggcgtggtcaagtgtcctaccatggaggacggaataaggatgcactgcccagaaaccttgtggcaaggcttttggagtacctccaggagagcttcatggagatgtccctggaggatttccgctccatccccagacacgttaacagacttttccagtagctgaactgaccgcgaatgcatcccaagtcctcagggaaaagtaatcattaaaaaccgtttgcttttaaaacaagttttatattttaaaaggtaaactcacctgaggtcccttccatggggtcagggtcttggatactggcttgggagggttgggagggtacttcagtcaggctgagaaaaagatcctggctgttggggagaacggagtgctgtgtgctctctgcaagctcatcctcctcctcctcctcctctcccccttcggcagaatcctcaggtgtagctgatgagactatccccgacccggaatccacgatcacaggtggggtagtggtggcggccccccctagaattgcatgcagctcggcgtagaagcggcatgtccgcggatctgacccagagcgaccgtttgcctcctttgttttttgataggcttgtctgagctccttgactttcacgcggcactgatctgagtccctattgtggcctctctccatcatgcccttggagattttttcaaaagttttggcatttcgtcttttagaacgaagttctgctagcactgaatcctctcccaggatcagatccagtacctccctcacggtccatgctggtgctctttttcgattatcggcctgcatggttacctgtgctgatgagctatctgtggtcacctgtgctctccacgctgggcaaacaggaaatgaaattcaaatgttcgcggggcttttcctgtctacctggccagtgcatccgagtttagattgctgtccagagcggtcacaatgatgcactgtgggatagctcccggaggccaataccatcgaattgcggccacgctatccctaattcgaaatgttaaaatcgattttggcgctactccgctcttcagggtggagtacagaaatcgatttaaagggtcctttatttcgaaataaatggcgtcgttgtgtggacggttgcagggtaaattcgaattaacgctgataaaaccgaattaaagtcgtagtgtagaccaggctcaaGTCTGTGCTTGTATACATGCCAGTGCTAGAGAGCCATTACTTTGTAACACCTCTACTGTGTTTAACATGGTCAAATGATCTGCTCTTTGTAACTTTTCCCAACCAGGAAGCAAAGTTGCTATAAGATGATGGCTAATATCTATATCATTTAAAGATGTTACTAGAGGTTTAGACATTGCTCCCAGATGTTGTCCCATTGAGTTTAATTATTAGCCAACACTTTTTCTCTCAATCCTGTACATGTTCCTCCTAATATTGTATCCACCAAACTTCTTTTCATTCTATTGGTAGGAATTTTCAATAAAAGTTGGGTTTCCATCCATCTTTTCCATCCTTCAAATAAAGGCCTAACATAGTTTTTACATTGTGGGTTCTGACGCGAAATAGCCATAGGTTCTAAATCTACAGTTACTTTCTTCAGGAAATAGGTGGGGTCTATTATTAATTGTTTCTTAATATCTTCTTTTACTACATATGGACCAATATCAGTTGACTCGAGTTTAAATATCAATGAGATAGTAAAATGATAATTAAATTGAGGAACAATGATCCTCCATGTTCCACCTCCTCACCTCCTCCGCTTCACACCAATAGTGAAATAAAATTTGACCTGAACTTCCTTCCTCGCACTAATTTTTTATTATATGTGCATACGAAGGTACTTGTAGCTTTAACTGACTTCTATATACAACTTAAGCCCGTAATTAAAATTGAATATCTATTCTACTAGTCCCTCCCCGGTGGATCAATGATCTAAAATTTAGTTTCTGTTTGATTAATAATTTTATG from Chrysemys picta bellii isolate R12L10 chromosome 6, ASM1138683v2, whole genome shotgun sequence harbors:
- the LOC135972372 gene encoding pre-mRNA-splicing factor CWC22 homolog; the encoded protein is MQADNRKRAPAWTVREVLDLILGEDSVLAELRSKRRNAKTFEKISKGMMERGHNRDSDQCRVKVKELRQAYQKTKEANGRSGSDPRTCRFYAELHAILGGAATTTPPVIVDSGSGIVSSATPEDSAEGGEEEEEEDELAESTQHSVLPNSQDLFLSLTEVPSQPSQASIQDPDPMEGTSAAANSSSLPPPSRRLSQIRRRKKKTRDEMFAEIMESSRSDRAHLNEWKETVSKYRKEASEREDRRDQREDMRDQREDRRDQREDRRDARDERWRQEDQRRQDAMLGLLREQIDMLRHLVELQERLQENRLPLQPLYPPPPSPCSVSSSPRRVRTRGGGSVHLPIPPQWTAQAKGCHFFNLFLVAFSFPPILLPNPTRVPSLFF